TGGTTTGATGCTGAAGAAACGGTGCGGCGTTATACTCTTGGCTTGGCGGCTTTGGGGCTGAAACCGGGTGGGGCGGCGGCGATATTGAGCCAAACGCGCATGGAATGGACGCTTCTTGATTTATCCATTCTGGCTAATCAAGCTATTACCGTTCCCATTTATCCCACTTTGGCCGCGGATCAGGTCGCTTACATTTTGAAGGATGCCAAGGTTTCCTTGCTGATTGTGGAGGATGTTTTTCAGTGGGAACGTTTGAAACCCTATTTGAAAGAGGCCCTTTTTCCAATTGTGCTGATTCAAGGAGAAGCTCAGGGATTTATCAATTTGGAAATGTTGCGTGAAAAAGGGAAGAGTTTGCCGGTCAATCTTTACGATGAAAATTTGAAAGCGATTCAACTGGTTCATGCCGCAAGTTATATTTATACCTCCGGGACTACGGGTCCGCCGAAAGGTTGCATCATCACCCATCGAAACATTTTGGCGGAGGTGCAGGGACTGCAAGAGGTGTTTCATTTTACGCCTTCTGAAATAGGATTTATGTGTTTGCCCTTGGCCCATGTGATTGCGCGGGCGATGCAGTTTTTTCATCTGGGGCAAGGTTGTCAGACCGCTTATGCCGAAAACATGGATATGATTCCGGTCAATTTAAGAGAGATCCGACCCCATTTTATGGCCGGTGTTCCCAGATTATATGAAAAAGTGCATGAAAAGATTTTAAACAAGGTGCACCAGTCTTCCAAATCACTGCAAAAGCTTTTCAATTGGAGTCTTGATGTCGGCATGAACCATTCCGATGGTCTGTGGAGTCACTTACGCCGTGGTTGTGCCAATATTCTGGTTTACAGAAAAGTTAAAAAAGCTTTTGGCGGAAGAGTCAAAATTTTTGTCTCCGGCGGAGCGCCGTTGGATAAAGAAATTTCCCGCTTTTTTCATGCCCTCGGCATTTTAGTTGTGGAAGGGTATGGTTTGACGGAAACATTCGCGGCGATGGCCATCAACCGTCCCGACGATTTCCGGTTTGGAACGGTTGGAAAACCTCTTGAGGGAGTTCGCATCAAAATTGCAGATGACGGGGAGATTTGTGTGAAAGGAGACACCGTTTTTGCCGGTTATCTGAATCTTAAGTCGGAAACAGAAGTCGCTTTTGATAAAGATGGCTGGTTTTTGACCGGCGACATCGGCGAATTCAGCAAAGACGGATTTTTAAGAATTACCGACCGGAAGAAAGATATCATCAAAACTTCCGGTGGAAAGATAATTGCACCGCAAAATATTGAAAATCTGATGCAACAGAGTCGCTATATTCAGCAGATTATGGTTTATGGAGACCGGCAGAAATTTTTGTCGGCTTTGGTGACTCTCAATTGGGATGCGGCGGAGGACTACGCGAAGACCCACAATATCCCTTTTTCGTCACGTCAGGATTTGGCTCGTAATGATCAAATCACGGAGTTGGTTTATCAGGAGATTGAGGAGAGGAATAAGACCCTTTCTCCATTTGAAACAATCAGAAAATTTGCTATATTGGACACCGGTTTTTCCATAGAAACAGGAGAGCTGACTCCGACAATGAAAATAAAAAGAAAGACCGTCGTTGAAAAATACAAAACAATTTTGGATGGATTTT
This sequence is a window from Deltaproteobacteria bacterium. Protein-coding genes within it:
- a CDS encoding long-chain fatty acid--CoA ligase; the protein is MAESILTLFRRNALRLGVTPCFHYKEKNTWKNLSWFDAEETVRRYTLGLAALGLKPGGAAAILSQTRMEWTLLDLSILANQAITVPIYPTLAADQVAYILKDAKVSLLIVEDVFQWERLKPYLKEALFPIVLIQGEAQGFINLEMLREKGKSLPVNLYDENLKAIQLVHAASYIYTSGTTGPPKGCIITHRNILAEVQGLQEVFHFTPSEIGFMCLPLAHVIARAMQFFHLGQGCQTAYAENMDMIPVNLREIRPHFMAGVPRLYEKVHEKILNKVHQSSKSLQKLFNWSLDVGMNHSDGLWSHLRRGCANILVYRKVKKAFGGRVKIFVSGGAPLDKEISRFFHALGILVVEGYGLTETFAAMAINRPDDFRFGTVGKPLEGVRIKIADDGEICVKGDTVFAGYLNLKSETEVAFDKDGWFLTGDIGEFSKDGFLRITDRKKDIIKTSGGKIIAPQNIENLMQQSRYIQQIMVYGDRQKFLSALVTLNWDAAEDYAKTHNIPFSSRQDLARNDQITELVYQEIEERNKTLSPFETIRKFAILDTGFSIETGELTPTMKIKRKTVVEKYKTILDGFYNNEL